In one window of Armatimonadota bacterium DNA:
- a CDS encoding RDD family protein produces the protein MDQSVSAAPRVDPGRPPATPVPDGPCDAQHLDPAAPWRRFAASVLDTAVLLLWSAFIFLVAVALAPESAAGLPLPFIGMASAVLYLTIGWAIWGMTLGKWALGIRVVTADGSRLSWGRAAARTAAFLVASAPLKAGLAAILWDRGRRGWHDHIAATMVVATRTAHNRRAARAFHPEADSHRSEADVAGPTSALLPGRPSRHSRLLACGMGFAYLLLALALTMPLALHFSTHIPGAPVEGLEQDGYMFLWDYWWVKTSLGDPDLHVMSTRYLFWPQEVSLRYHTLVLLHSTGAAALQNALHLVQTYNVLLILALGASAWSAFLLCRYVTGSTAAGAIAGLAFGFCPFMTTHALAHQNLIAAEWLAPFAYCALRALEERRARYLIGAGISWALIGLCEWYYFLYAAMLLAILVAAGIARYPRRWAGAAAIALGVVTLGVALLSPLLVPMLVERAQGAYMQQPLGRGAALGGQPGLYLTPAFTHPLLGRAGGRILRALGYSRAEATVYLGLVVLALALTGLAFRSRRLMPWTAGAAFFLVLALGPHLRLGDRTQFNALTLLLVGGAPGNGLDLPVTAGLSSRLAMELVGGGGFLTAQERIALPYLWLWKYVPITKLAAVPTRAVLPAMLCLAVMAAAGLAAVLEGRKPRSRLLIAGAAGALVLFEFMPAPYPLRDVRAPSFYQRLAQHRGMFAVAEVPLFGDCMIAMYYQTVHHKPILAGHVSRLPPHALDFVRGNALLSDLQPERPAPPGEPVLRLTRAGVLAEDLGELRAIYGPALAEAREAGVGLIVAHENMLTPRDVRALDRVLCDALDVQRRQHPGEIIAYHVGTASLPRRQ, from the coding sequence GTGGATCAGTCCGTAAGTGCAGCGCCCCGTGTTGACCCTGGTCGTCCCCCGGCAACCCCTGTACCGGACGGGCCGTGCGACGCGCAGCATCTGGATCCCGCCGCGCCGTGGCGCCGTTTCGCCGCGTCGGTCCTCGACACAGCGGTACTGCTCTTGTGGAGCGCCTTCATCTTCCTCGTTGCCGTCGCGCTTGCTCCTGAGTCTGCTGCCGGCCTGCCGCTGCCGTTCATCGGAATGGCGTCCGCTGTCCTCTATCTGACCATCGGATGGGCGATCTGGGGCATGACACTCGGCAAGTGGGCGCTCGGCATTCGTGTGGTCACCGCCGATGGAAGCCGCCTGTCGTGGGGACGCGCTGCCGCACGCACGGCCGCCTTCCTAGTGGCGTCGGCGCCGCTGAAAGCCGGGCTCGCCGCCATTCTGTGGGATCGCGGGCGGCGCGGGTGGCACGACCACATCGCGGCGACGATGGTGGTCGCAACTCGAACGGCGCATAACCGGCGTGCCGCGCGTGCCTTCCACCCCGAGGCCGACAGCCACCGCAGCGAAGCCGACGTCGCCGGACCTACGTCCGCGCTTCTCCCTGGCCGCCCGTCGCGGCACAGCCGCCTGCTTGCCTGCGGCATGGGCTTCGCCTACCTCCTGCTTGCGCTTGCGCTCACGATGCCCCTCGCATTGCACTTCTCGACGCACATTCCTGGCGCTCCAGTGGAGGGTCTCGAGCAAGACGGCTATATGTTCCTTTGGGACTACTGGTGGGTGAAGACGTCGCTCGGAGACCCCGATCTGCATGTGATGTCCACTCGCTACCTGTTCTGGCCGCAGGAAGTCAGCCTACGCTATCACACCCTCGTACTGCTGCACTCAACTGGCGCAGCAGCGCTGCAAAACGCATTGCACCTGGTGCAGACATACAATGTGTTGCTCATCCTCGCGCTTGGCGCGAGCGCGTGGAGCGCGTTTCTGTTGTGCCGCTATGTCACCGGCAGCACGGCGGCGGGCGCCATCGCCGGGCTCGCGTTCGGCTTCTGCCCATTCATGACGACGCACGCACTGGCACATCAGAACCTGATCGCCGCCGAATGGCTGGCGCCGTTCGCGTATTGCGCGCTGCGCGCCCTGGAAGAGCGTCGGGCGCGCTACCTCATCGGTGCAGGCATCTCGTGGGCGCTCATCGGACTGTGCGAGTGGTACTACTTCCTATACGCGGCCATGCTGCTCGCCATCTTGGTCGCAGCCGGGATCGCGCGTTATCCACGCCGTTGGGCGGGAGCGGCGGCCATCGCGCTCGGCGTAGTCACTCTGGGCGTGGCGTTGCTGTCCCCCCTGCTCGTGCCAATGCTGGTCGAGCGCGCGCAGGGGGCGTACATGCAGCAACCGCTGGGGCGCGGCGCGGCGCTCGGCGGGCAGCCGGGGCTGTACCTCACACCTGCCTTCACGCACCCGCTGCTCGGGCGGGCGGGCGGCCGCATACTGCGCGCGCTCGGATACAGCCGCGCCGAGGCCACTGTCTACCTTGGCCTCGTCGTGCTCGCGCTGGCGCTGACCGGACTTGCTTTCCGCAGCCGACGCCTAATGCCGTGGACTGCCGGTGCCGCATTCTTCCTCGTCCTCGCTCTTGGCCCCCACCTGCGCCTCGGCGACCGCACGCAGTTCAACGCCCTGACGCTCCTGTTGGTCGGCGGTGCACCGGGCAATGGGCTTGATCTCCCGGTCACCGCAGGGCTGTCCTCGCGACTGGCGATGGAACTCGTCGGCGGCGGCGGTTTCCTCACGGCCCAGGAGCGTATCGCTTTGCCGTACCTCTGGCTGTGGAAGTACGTGCCGATCACCAAGCTTGCGGCGGTTCCCACGCGGGCCGTCCTGCCCGCCATGCTGTGCCTCGCCGTGATGGCGGCGGCCGGGCTGGCGGCGGTGCTCGAGGGCCGCAAACCGCGGAGCCGCCTGCTCATCGCAGGCGCAGCGGGGGCGCTCGTGCTCTTCGAGTTCATGCCGGCGCCATATCCACTGAGAGACGTGCGGGCTCCGTCGTTCTATCAGAGACTCGCCCAGCACCGAGGCATGTTTGCCGTCGCCGAAGTACCGCTGTTCGGCGATTGCATGATCGCCATGTACTACCAGACCGTCCATCACAAGCCGATCCTCGCGGGTCATGTATCGCGTCTGCCGCCACACGCGCTGGATTTCGTACGCGGGAACGCCCTGCTCAGCGACCTGCAGCCGGAGCGCCCCGCACCACCCGGCGAGCCGGTGCTGCGGCTCACCCGCGCCGGGGTGCTCGCGGAGGACTTGGGAGAGCTGCGGGCGATATACGGTCCTGCGCTGGCGGAAGCGCGGGAAGCAGGCGTCGGCCTCATCGTGGCTCACGAGAACATGCTCACGCCGCGCGACGTCAGGGCGCTTGATCGTGTTCTTTGCGACGCGCTTGACGTCCAGCGCAGGCAGCATCCGGGCGAAATCATTGCATACCACGTCGGGACAGCGTCGCTGCCGCGCCGGCAATGA
- a CDS encoding carboxypeptidase regulatory-like domain-containing protein, whose product MRSAAIAVVAITLAVAALPANAVTWMTVNGATSGTINTPRNITMRCDTSTGARVRFVLGSDLDSSGQLEAGEPVLVGISSVRDGSWTDEEPASGVLQVTEYLPIRVGGSVVVQAVDQDGTTVGHGFSLNYTHPAQSVSGTVLYDDGTPAAGVAVAAITEGEPAAMYFTNAAGNYALFLQPGQHAIGALPNIEGAFSRSLRGVPVLDWIDLSAGEAKTGLNFTMHVGSGPDIAGTVTEGDTSRPVPGALVETWDTSTGEQVAAFTDIAGNYSLRVFPGDWNVGTWVEAHGPYGRPTGKLVTVGSSDVTVNFSLPRYANRVYGIVTGPGGVVPPDAWVWAKLPTQGTEQFEIPVNGAGRYELWLPGGTYYVAPFDEGGHYTLLMTDVALVTVPGDQRRDFSMQSCPYTVSGRVTFTGTSTGMPWTELYLEETGGTYVGGFYTTTDGQGYYAVHVPAGTFNGYAYNWMYEAGAGPVMIPFPPGQSSVDIELTPSHSAPTLSAAAVDPVSGGIGGQVFTFSVTYTSADDTGPNDVYVVIDGWPRPMAPADEGDGDFTDGNAYSYETTLSSGGHSFYFGALDWNMLEARLPTSGTLSVTAQPGGTIAGTVTVAGAGTPVAGALVEAMSGAIALGSDTTDATGAYSVALQPGTYSMIVSAPGYIKTTRSSVTVVADQTNTQNFALSQSAIITGWVIADPDGIMSAQGRALVTPLPGTLVEAKLGGVVRGSAYTDEWATYRIDTNLPAGSYTIVASKRYYDTFAYDGVTLTPGETVEQNFGLSPTGELKGQVRIAGTTTNIVGAEVTAYLGTTPVASGTTAANGIYEITQKLREGNYTVVASGDGFLSQTKISIFVTEGATSYCNFNLSASGTLMGQVKAKAASTPINGAQVEAYLGGALKATAWTGPNGVYTLARDLPTGSYVVKASKAGYVSQTKAGIGVTEGSTSYCNFFLDQSGALKGQVRVAGTTTTIAGATVTAYVDDEVKGVATTDASGIYEIAANLPPGLYKVAAAKSGYVRQTKWNITVTAGVTTFVNFALEVSGTLKGQVRDATADAPLAGATVDVFDYGAVWTSGTSQPPYGIYEINQDLATGSYLVRASKTGYVRQYKFGVGITSGSTTFVNFSLERSGKLRGQVKDGVSGTPIVGATVVARSGGVMWATATTTAPWGIYEMDSDLPPATYVVGASKSGYLGQTRKDIPVAGGATTYVNFNLQPQ is encoded by the coding sequence ATGAGATCAGCCGCCATCGCAGTCGTCGCCATCACTCTGGCGGTCGCCGCGTTGCCCGCCAATGCGGTAACGTGGATGACGGTCAACGGCGCAACCAGCGGAACGATCAACACTCCGCGCAACATCACCATGCGCTGCGACACGAGCACCGGGGCGCGCGTGCGCTTTGTGCTGGGCTCCGACCTGGACTCCAGCGGCCAACTGGAGGCGGGGGAGCCTGTGCTCGTGGGCATCAGCAGCGTCCGCGACGGCAGTTGGACGGATGAAGAGCCCGCGAGCGGTGTCCTGCAAGTCACGGAGTATCTTCCGATCCGGGTCGGCGGATCGGTGGTCGTGCAGGCCGTGGATCAGGACGGCACCACCGTCGGCCACGGCTTCTCGCTGAACTACACCCATCCCGCCCAATCGGTCTCGGGTACGGTGCTCTACGATGACGGCACGCCGGCCGCCGGGGTCGCAGTTGCGGCGATCACGGAAGGCGAGCCAGCCGCGATGTATTTCACGAACGCCGCGGGCAACTACGCGCTCTTCCTGCAACCGGGGCAACACGCAATCGGCGCGTTGCCCAACATCGAGGGCGCGTTCTCCCGCAGCCTGCGCGGGGTGCCCGTGTTGGACTGGATTGACCTCAGCGCGGGCGAGGCGAAGACGGGGCTGAACTTCACCATGCATGTGGGCTCCGGGCCGGACATCGCCGGCACGGTGACGGAGGGCGATACGAGCCGCCCCGTCCCCGGCGCGCTCGTGGAGACCTGGGACACGTCCACCGGCGAGCAGGTCGCGGCTTTCACCGACATCGCGGGCAACTACAGCCTGCGCGTCTTCCCGGGAGACTGGAATGTGGGGACGTGGGTGGAGGCGCATGGGCCCTATGGCAGGCCCACGGGCAAGCTTGTTACCGTCGGGTCGAGCGACGTGACGGTGAATTTCAGCCTGCCGCGGTATGCCAACCGCGTTTACGGCATTGTCACGGGGCCCGGAGGGGTCGTCCCGCCCGATGCATGGGTGTGGGCGAAGCTTCCCACCCAGGGCACGGAGCAGTTCGAGATTCCAGTCAACGGCGCGGGACGCTACGAACTCTGGCTGCCGGGCGGTACGTACTACGTCGCACCCTTTGACGAGGGTGGCCACTATACGCTGCTGATGACGGATGTCGCGCTAGTCACGGTGCCCGGCGACCAGCGCAGGGATTTCAGCATGCAGTCGTGCCCGTACACTGTAAGCGGTCGCGTGACCTTCACCGGAACGAGCACCGGCATGCCGTGGACCGAGCTCTACCTCGAGGAAACCGGCGGCACGTATGTCGGCGGTTTCTACACCACGACGGACGGACAGGGCTATTACGCGGTTCACGTGCCGGCCGGCACTTTCAACGGCTACGCGTACAACTGGATGTACGAGGCCGGCGCCGGGCCGGTGATGATCCCCTTCCCGCCCGGCCAAAGCAGCGTTGATATCGAGCTAACACCAAGTCATTCGGCGCCGACGCTCAGCGCCGCGGCAGTGGACCCGGTAAGCGGCGGCATCGGCGGGCAGGTCTTCACGTTCAGCGTGACCTACACGTCGGCGGACGACACAGGTCCCAATGACGTGTACGTGGTGATCGACGGCTGGCCGCGGCCCATGGCGCCTGCGGATGAAGGTGACGGGGACTTCACGGACGGCAACGCATACTCCTACGAAACCACGCTCAGCAGCGGCGGGCATTCGTTCTACTTCGGCGCGCTGGACTGGAATATGCTGGAGGCGCGGCTGCCCACATCGGGCACGCTGAGCGTCACCGCCCAACCCGGGGGCACGATCGCCGGTACGGTGACCGTCGCCGGCGCGGGCACGCCGGTGGCCGGCGCGTTGGTTGAAGCGATGTCCGGCGCCATCGCTTTGGGCTCCGATACGACCGATGCGACCGGCGCTTACAGCGTTGCGCTGCAGCCCGGCACATACTCAATGATTGTCTCAGCGCCGGGCTATATCAAGACGACCCGCAGCAGTGTTACCGTGGTCGCCGACCAGACAAACACGCAGAACTTCGCGCTGAGCCAGTCGGCGATCATCACGGGCTGGGTCATCGCTGACCCTGATGGCATCATGAGTGCGCAGGGCCGGGCTCTGGTTACGCCTTTGCCAGGCACGTTGGTCGAAGCCAAGTTGGGCGGCGTTGTCAGGGGCAGTGCGTATACAGACGAATGGGCGACCTACCGCATCGACACCAACCTCCCGGCAGGCAGCTACACCATCGTCGCGAGCAAGCGCTACTACGATACGTTCGCCTACGACGGCGTGACGCTTACTCCCGGCGAGACCGTGGAACAGAACTTCGGCCTCAGCCCGACGGGTGAGCTGAAAGGCCAGGTGCGCATTGCCGGCACCACGACTAACATCGTCGGCGCGGAGGTCACGGCGTACCTCGGCACGACTCCGGTCGCCTCGGGGACGACCGCCGCCAACGGCATTTACGAGATCACGCAGAAGCTGCGGGAGGGCAACTATACAGTCGTCGCAAGCGGGGACGGTTTCCTAAGCCAGACCAAGATCAGCATCTTCGTTACCGAGGGTGCCACCAGTTACTGCAACTTCAACCTGAGCGCGTCGGGGACGCTCATGGGCCAGGTCAAGGCCAAGGCCGCGAGTACCCCGATAAACGGCGCGCAGGTCGAGGCGTATCTCGGCGGTGCGCTCAAGGCCACCGCGTGGACGGGTCCCAACGGAGTCTATACGCTCGCCAGGGACCTGCCGACCGGGAGCTACGTCGTCAAGGCGAGCAAGGCCGGGTATGTGAGCCAGACCAAAGCCGGCATCGGCGTCACTGAGGGCAGCACGAGCTACTGCAACTTCTTCCTCGACCAATCCGGCGCGCTCAAAGGGCAGGTGCGCGTGGCGGGCACGACGACCACCATCGCGGGGGCCACTGTGACGGCCTACGTGGACGACGAGGTAAAGGGCGTGGCGACGACAGACGCCAGCGGCATATACGAGATCGCGGCGAACCTGCCGCCGGGCCTATACAAGGTGGCTGCCGCCAAGTCGGGGTACGTACGCCAGACCAAGTGGAACATCACCGTGACCGCCGGCGTGACCACGTTCGTCAACTTCGCGCTCGAGGTCTCGGGCACGTTGAAGGGCCAGGTGCGCGACGCGACCGCGGATGCGCCGCTGGCGGGCGCGACGGTTGACGTGTTCGACTACGGCGCCGTCTGGACGAGCGGCACGAGCCAGCCGCCGTACGGGATCTACGAGATCAACCAGGATCTCGCAACTGGCTCATATCTCGTGCGTGCATCCAAGACGGGGTACGTGCGCCAGTACAAGTTCGGCGTCGGCATCACGTCCGGGTCCACCACGTTCGTCAACTTCAGCCTCGAGCGCTCCGGCAAGCTCAGGGGGCAAGTCAAGGATGGCGTGTCGGGGACGCCGATTGTGGGCGCGACGGTGGTCGCGCGGAGCGGCGGCGTCATGTGGGCGACGGCGACGACGACCGCCCCGTGGGGGATCTACGAGATGGACAGCGACCTGCCGCCTGCGACGTACGTCGTCGGGGCAAGCAAGAGCGGTTATCTCGGGCAGACCAGGAAGGACATCCCCGTCGCCGGCGGCGCGACGACGTACGTGAATTTCAACCTTCAGCCGCAGTAG
- a CDS encoding 5'-nucleotidase C-terminal domain-containing protein gives MTEMIRKALVSFAACVALIGAQGGAWSQETARLTVPLDGTKNAVAETNLGNLVADAVRAATTADFAFIQASALQPVTVPPGDVTVEALRAMLVFPDEPISVVRLDAARIQDALERSLALLPHPNKGFLHVSRLRLSFDQTASPGARLRGLVAVQTNAALAQDKTYRVAMPRSLARGALGYFRVFNSAPSEHTEVTLAQALTAFAVATKPLAPRIEGRIKPVQLEQ, from the coding sequence ATGACAGAGATGATAAGAAAAGCGCTGGTTAGCTTCGCGGCCTGCGTCGCGCTCATCGGGGCGCAGGGAGGCGCGTGGTCGCAGGAGACCGCGCGCTTGACGGTGCCGCTCGATGGCACGAAGAACGCGGTAGCGGAGACCAACCTCGGCAACCTGGTGGCCGACGCCGTGCGCGCGGCGACCACGGCCGACTTCGCCTTCATCCAGGCGAGCGCCCTGCAGCCGGTCACCGTCCCGCCCGGCGATGTGACTGTGGAGGCGCTGCGCGCGATGCTCGTGTTCCCCGACGAGCCGATCAGCGTGGTGCGACTGGACGCGGCGCGTATTCAGGATGCGCTGGAGCGGTCATTGGCGCTGCTCCCCCACCCCAACAAGGGGTTCCTTCACGTTTCGCGGCTCCGGCTATCGTTCGACCAGACCGCGTCACCCGGCGCGAGGCTTCGCGGTCTCGTCGCAGTGCAGACGAACGCAGCGCTGGCGCAGGACAAGACGTACCGCGTCGCCATGCCCCGGTCGCTTGCCCGAGGAGCCCTGGGATACTTCCGCGTGTTTAACTCGGCCCCGAGTGAGCACACAGAAGTCACGCTCGCGCAGGCGCTGACCGCCTTTGCCGTCGCCACCAAGCCACTCGCGCCGCGTATCGAGGGGCGCATCAAGCCGGTTCAGCTGGAGCAGTGA